The following DNA comes from Babylonia areolata isolate BAREFJ2019XMU chromosome 31, ASM4173473v1, whole genome shotgun sequence.
aaagaagaagaggaagaagaagaagaaggaggaggaggaggaggaggaaaagaaggaagaagaaggaggaggaagaagaaggaggaggaggaaagaaggaagaagatggaggagcaggataaggagaagaagaagaagaaggaggaggaggaggaggagtttcagTTCCGTTTTCGGTTTCAAAGAAGCATCAAATCACACGGACGTATCCACTCACGCCATCAATACATCTGttcaaacaatacaaaaaagaaaaaaaagacgttaaCAACAGTAAGCAGAATGAACGAACCAAGTAAACAAGTCCGTAAATGAATAAAATgcagaataaaaaggaaaaaaaaaaaaaaaaacatgaagcaagtgatcagaagaagaagaaaacgacgacgacgaagaagaagaaaaagattaattgattggttgaatctttaatgggtaaagaattaggcacagtaaaggcctttttacaattctgcctatttaacgacacaaaacataaaaataaagaccaataagaatagtaactggaatagtctatcaaaGGTAGCAAAGCgaagaaaagaacaattggtacattacatgtacgtatgtacttacacacacacacacacacgcacacgcacacacacacacttataaaacaagcaaacaaagaaggaagacgaagaaggaggagtaggagcaggaaaagaaggagaagaagaagaaggagcaggaggaggagtttcagtttcgttttcgGTTTCAAAGAAGCATCAAAAcgtctcaaaacaaaaacaaaaaaacatgcgagGCAagtgatcagaagaagaagaaaacacacaacacagaaacaacaagaagaccATGCAGTGAAAATTGCcacccgaaaacaaacaaacaacaacaacaaacaacaacaaacaacaacgaaataaagaaaacagcATGGTGTTCCTGATGTTCGTGTCTTCACTCTTCATTCAGACAACAGATCCACCCTAttttcaacccccccctccccgcaccccccccccccccccacacacacacacaccctccacctcccaccgcCCTCACCCTTCAacttccatcccacccccacaagaaaagagggggagggtgttagtggcgggagaagaagaagaagcagaagtagagagagagagaaagagagagagagagtcacgctCTCCAGCTGAACAAATAACTGAAAACCGCTGgctggggcagaaaaaaaaaatctgataccaCGTTTTGGCTTACTTGAAATGAAAGACCAGAAGTGCTCTTGGTGTCAAGGATGAGAGTGAACCCTCCATCATTTTGTTCACCCTGGGAGTAAATTGGTATCTGCCGTGAAAAATGACTCCGAAAGAACGTCTCGGATTACTGTGTTTCTCACGAGACTTTCTCCTCTGTATCATCACCCATCTTtccttcgttgtgtgtgtgtgtgtctatgtgtgtattcatgtgtgtgtgtgtgcgcgcgcgcgcgtgcacatatatGTGTACAACACCAATACATTCGGCAACTTGAAATTTGCAGTGCaacgtttttattttcattttcaataaGTTTTCTTTATTCTATTCCACTTCATGCACTTTTCTTCTTAGAACTGCAGCCACTTTATTGACCAGTGTCAACTTTGAAACACGATTATAAgctacgttttgtttgttttcttcttgttgtatctatctatctatctatatctggctattcagctatctgtctatccgtctataTACATccatcactctccctttctcgctaTGTTTCTTCGCCTTCCTtctgtgtttgctctctctctctctctctctctctctccataactggctcttttctttcccccctccctccttttctcctctctcccctctccttctctgacTTAcaatctacccccccctccctccttttctcctctctcccctctccttctctgacTTAcaatctaccccccctccctccttttctcctctctcccctctccttctctgacTTAcaatctaccccccccctcccccacttcttaTCCCCCCATCCCAGTCCACTCCACCCCACGCTCCAGCTCCatctcacccctctcacccaccccctgcaCACCCCCATCGCCTCCCTTTGGCCCCCtcacactcctcacccccacccccacgcccccctttcccctctccccctcccctcacacccacccctccaacacccacccctcacccccaccacgcccccccttcaccctccccctacccccccccccacacccctcccctcctaccaGTCTATCATTGTTGTTCTTTGTGGACGGAGCTCGGATCGCGCGACTGGCAGCGCCACCTTTTCAATGTCCCCGGCCCGCAAGCTGTCCCGCTAGGTGGCGTGCTTgtcgtctggctgtctgtcaatcccattgtcccccccacccccgtccccccccactcCGGCTTCCGGGCCGACCTCAAGGTAGCTCTGCTGActtgaagaggagaggagagtgcGGCTTtcagtgtttgggggggggggtcggggggggggagtgcggggggagggggaggctggaCTGGACTgggtgagaacgagagagaaaaaaaaagaaacaagagagagagggagagagagagagagagatggaggagtagtgagtgagatagagaggggaggttagagcaagagagagggggggcgaggggatgtgggaggggggttagagaTAACTCTGAGCTCAGAACTGTTTCAATGGAAGGCCACCCACCTGtacacatgtttatatatatatatatatatatatatatatatatatatatagagagagagagagagagagagagagagagagagagattcacgtgttgtacacacacatacacacgaaaaccAAACAATGAGTTGTATCAATAATAAaatgtagaaagaataaactgatgatatgaccaaacttaataaaaaaaaaaaaagcaaaaaaaaaaaaaaagctaagggtaatttagaaacatgtctttcatccaaGACTGAGTGCTAACTGCCAGgggcagagcaagagagagaggcgagagagagaggggagagagagaggcgtgagaCAGGAGCTAGAGAGAACTcacaactcaaaacgttttttattcaaggattaagattttaggcatggcccattcttccaatctgtccttgctcatCTACATCGGTTACAATAGCACATGTAATGATATATATTTAAggaaaagaggataaagagagaattaaaaagtaataataataataaaaacgtcttgagagagagagacacagagagagagagaggtgacggtgtagggtgatgaaaagagatgagtcagggggaagggaggggcacGGGGAGGGGGTCAGAGAGACCGAGAATCTCATTTAATTAATCAATGTCACGTTGCATTCATCCATTCCTAATGGATGGAAGAGAGCGAGACAGCCGAGTGTTCCTAAGCGatcaaaccagacagacagacagacagatacagatacagactgaaacacacacacacacacacacagacacacacacagacagacgaaaataTACATGAACGGATAATTAGAAAGACCTGCTAAGGTGGGATAAAAaatacaccacaaccacaaccaccaccactaacaacaacgaaAGCAATGGCTGATatatttctgtccctgtctctctgtatctctctcttggtCAGTtagtctcggtctgtctctctgtatcatctgtgtctctgtctgtctgtctgtctgtctctctctttctttctctctctctctctcgttctcttttcaaacttcatttcattcattttagtTTATTTCAGTCAGTCTTCCaggtatctttcttcttcttcttcttcttcctcctcctccttttcttcttcttcttcttcttcttcttcttctaatattTCAATGtgattatatttttgttgtttatctattgcattttatttcttttcctttatgtTGATGCAGCCTGACGTAGATTGTCAAGGCTTGACAATCGTGTTGGGTTTACGCGGttaaagtagatgtggtgtagctcatATGGCTCAGTCGGCACGCTTTTGACACCTCCATGTAACCCAAACTGCGAATGATGGCTCGTTCGttcccgtcttcttcttcttcttcttcttcttcttcttcttcttctttctctgtctaagtTGAAGtatatgttgttgatgtttgttttttcgttggaAATTTGACCCcccggttttctttttttttcttctctcccatgctgtaatgtgaccagagatgttgccatagctatctatctatatatctatatatattgttatagtgtgccagcagcgtcacccccaccacccacactctgtcccctcccccctcaccacccctccttcttatctcccttcccgctccgtccaaagcccagtctttgaggttgcgccgacacccgcaccaccctccctcctcacccctactccctagtcggccctctttggtcagcgacgcggcgtcacccgccccagctataggaacacgtgcagttacgtgatgtctgccacaattCCCGTGTTCGAAACAGCCGAGCACAGCATGTTGGAACAtctcccgtgtggcggcctgtctttcaagtcgttccccttctccccgttcacaaacaggGCTGagctagatggcgggacttcagaACGTAAGCTAgtgagaatttatgctaatgcgaactttgatcaagccggctaacaggcccagagttttattgtcctgtctcctcaatctctttgtgacgtaaacgggtgaagttgtcatcatagaatgtgtatagacaagtgggttgaagtagcgaatcagatcattctgtagcttgcattagtatacacagtatgttgggggaagggataaaaccagtcagcacagccacttcttagctgtctcccagaagaactgactgacacagggtgactgactgatcagtgatgtgaggaacaaggaaatccctgttgggctgtgtgctgctttaggtttagggtgaacttttactatgtgctgctttaggtgatggatgatctttttactgtgtgctgtattgtaaagtaaacactctataaaaaccactccatgtggccctgctattgatgtgaggagagagtgagtgagtgcatgattagttgatcctatatgcccctgtctgctcccctctctctcttctatcagaatcgaaccacactttcagtttttacaacttggcgtcgccgacaggataggcaggtagagtgattTACTGACACAAAAGGCAGGTTAAGCAGTTAGTaggacttaagcagcacacagccaggtaacacagcccAGTAACAGCCCAGAcatgacaaccccaactacagTGGCGCAGTTgtttcccatggggtggtacgtagcacccacactgccagtattcactggtgagccaggcaagatgtcggctgaggacttcatcaCTGAAGGGAGGAGGGTCCTGGCTGCGTAcaccatgggagacgagatggctgcctacttcatctacagccatctgcagggaaccgcacgcagggagctgatgctgcgggacctggaggagaccaacaccccagagaaggtgatcaacattctgctgggggtgttcggcgacgggcggcgtgtcaccacactgctgtccacatttTTCAGCAGGAAGCAGTTGCCAGAGGAGTCCACCTTGGACTACTCCCATGCTCTGTGCAGCATGGGGAGGATCATCCGGACGAAGAggactggggccctcaccgctgagatgctgagggaccacttcatcgatggcctccggaacctcctgctgaaaagggagctgcgccgcGTAGTGACGAGggagccacacaccaccttcatccaggcaagggatgaagccctgagactgcagagagagctggaggaggaccaacaacagcaacaggccagggaagaGACAGCACAATTGGGTGACAAACTGTTGCTGTTAGAAGAGAGTAATAGGTCCATACAGGGGTTAATGTCAGATTTAGTCggtcagagagatggggctgtgtTAGGGAAAAGGGCCTtgggtaggaagagaaggaatagacgtaggaaaggtcagtcagtggtgggaaatgggatttccccaaaggtgggtaaggttctccccaaggaaaagTACCGAGATTTccacaatgagaaccagagagacttgcccaatagtctcaggaggcaggatccGAGTCTGAAAGAAAATACTCCAGTCAGGACAAGGGttgactgtgaggatgatccttgccagggtgaatgggtgctgctgcccataccacctgatccaggtgttcctagtacatgtgccacaagggagggcacaggtaatggagactgccaggatgcagtcagGTCTCCAGGAGTGTCACACAGACCGGTGGTAACTGGTTTGTGTGAAactggcaccaggtctcatccgaagcctggggtgcatGGGACATGTGCAGGTGCCATGGTCCCAGCTCAGACTGACAGGGttgggaaactgtcagggtcaagCTGTAGGATTAGAGCTAGGGACAGGAGTCGTGCAAGCCATCTGGCACTGGCTGGAGTTGTTGCTGAAGCCTGCTAGGGGAATGTTGGAGATGAGGAAAATTGTGTGTGTCATGctatgttgttgtgtgtctttttcCTCTGTTCCAGGGCTTGTGGTTGTTGATTGTGTCAGCTGGAACACTGTTGATTTTTGCATTGTGTAGCTCCccgtttgatttttttatgtatgccTTTTTGGGTTATGGTGTTATGTACagctttatcattttgaaatgtattcttggtggtttcttttgtcctgtaatgtcttcattttcacatgtttatgtttctgctaatttttgggtaagagaactaatctccccattagcattaattgatgatggcattggtcagcatgtggtcagcagcaatgaggacattgcattcaaaagccgggggtgggtgttatagtgtgccagcagcgtcacccccaccacccacactctgtcccctcccccctcaccacccctccttcttatctcccttcccgctccgtccaaagcccagtctttgaggttgcgccgacacccgcaccaccctccctcctcacccctactcccctagtcggccctctttggtcagcggacgcggcgtcacccgccccagctatagaacacgtgcagttacgtgatgtctgccacaatccgTGTTACGAAACAGCCGAGCACAGCATGTTGGAACATCTCCCGTGTGCCGCCGTCTTTCAAGCGCTCCTGTGGCGACTTCAACAACAGTGGTTTAGCTAGATGCGAACTTCGAACGTAACAGCAAGTTTTATTGTCGACTTCATCAAGCCGGCTAACGTACCAGAGTGTTTTGTCCTTCATCATAATTTGTATAGAACGGGGTGaagtcatcatagaatgtgtattgaCATGAGTTAAAAAGTGGGGAAGAGATCATTCTGAACTCATTAGTCACACCCGCTTTAGGGTCAGAAAAACCGACTGCACAGGGCACTTCTTGCTGATCCTCAGAAGAACAAGGAACAGGTTTGGCTGTGTCGTGATTGTGAGGGGAACTAACTCTGTGCGGCTTTGTGTGCTGTCTTTATGGTGACGTTTTAAAGTACACTCTATGAAAAACATCTTCTTACTGTGTGTGGTAAAGTGAACATGAGTATATAAATCCATTCCCATGTCCCCTCTATTTTTGTCAGAATCGAGCGACACTTCATTTTTACAATACTCTTATCATCTCATATCTTATTTATAGAATCgaatcaaaattttttttttttttttaatttttagcgCGCCGACAGAACAGAGGAGCAGATTTACTGACACAAAAAGATGGATTGGGATTGTCTTTCATCAGTACATTGCCAGTTTTATCCAGTACAGTTCATATTGACGATGTGCAAACAGTGCCCAGTTTATTATGGGTGAATAACGTGACCATCACTTAATTCGATTCGTAGTTGTGAGTCGTTAAGCTCTCTCTATCTTCCAGTCACTTTGAATGCGAGGGCCTGTTCATGTACACCAGGGGAGATGGCTGTATTCTTCTACAGCCATTGCAGGTGACGACCAGGACTGAATGGACCGGAGAACCAACACCCAGAGTTGATCACATTCTGTGGTCTGTCTCGTCGACGTCGCATTCCTCACTACTCTTCCTTTCCCCTCAGCAGGACAGACAATCGTCAGAGGAGTCCCCGGCACGCCATGCCTGTGCAGCATGGACAATGCCGCCTGACGAATGGCTGGCTACCGCTGAGATGTGAGGTCCGCAAATTTCCGATGGCCtgcagaaacaaaataaaaagggagaaaaaaacgagagagaagaaggggtggGGCAACACGCATCGGCAAGGAGAAGCCGAGGACTGCAGAGAAGGTGGAGGGAAGCGAGAACAgcaagaggaagggaagggaagacaaTGGTGTAAATGTGGTGTAGAAAGAATGGTCCAACAGGGGTAATGTCAGAAAGAGGTTGGTGGTCAGGAGAGGGCTGAGTaggaaaagggggagaagagaggaatagacgaaaggtcagtcagtgtgaAAGGATTccaaaggtgggtaaggttctccccaaggaaaagTGCCGGATTACAATGAGAACCAGAGGACTGCAAAGAAGTTCAGGGGTAGGGGAACGAGGCTGAGGAAGAAACCCAGTCAGGAGCAAGAGATGTGGGATGAATTGGccgaggagaaaggaggagggccCAGACCACCGAATCAGGTGTGCTAGGAAATGGCCAgcaagaaggaggggaagaatggAGTGCCAGGAGCAGCAGGTCTCCAGGAGTGACACAGACCGGTGGTAATAGGTGTGTAAACTGGCACCGGTGTCCAGAACgggaggggaagaagagtgtGGTCCAGGGGCCCAGGCAGACTgaaggggtggggaaagacagGAAGTGTGGTGTAAGGGAGGGCAGGATcgtgaaggaggaagaaaggtggTTTGGTGCTGGAGCAGAGGGAAGTAGTGAGAGAGGAAaaatgtgtgtggaagtgtgatGTGTGCCGATGCTCTGAGAGGGAGAGGAAGTTGAATAAGGTAGGGAAACACTGTTGATTTGCATGTGTAGTCCACAGTAGAATTGGTTTGGAGTATGCTTTGGGTAAGGGGTGATGTAGAAGCTTTATGATTTGGAAATGAGGAAGGGTGGTTTTTGTCGTAATGTCAATACAGTAAGTTTCTGGAATTTTAGGAGAAACAACCAATCACCATACATAATGATACATGGCATGCAGCGGGAGAAGCAGAGGAGGACATTAGGTTCAAAAAGCCATGGGGGGGATTATATTCCAGCAAGGGCAAAACCCCACACCAAACTTGGCCGCCGCCccggggggcgagaggggagacacagaacCCAAGGGCATAATACCGAGAGAAAAGGTGATCAAAATACCAAAAGTCCGTTCCAAAAATTTTCATTGAGGTTCGCGTCGGACAACCTCGCTACCCCCTCTCAGAATCAACGCCAGGCGATCCTGCCAAGGCCCTACGGCCTAGAACGCGGGCACCCCACAGCTAAGGAAACAGTGGAGATACGTGAGGACTGCGACAATTCCCGGTCAAACAGCCAGCGACAGCAATGGAAGATCTCCCGTGTGGCGCCTGCTTTCAGTCACCCCTTTTCCCCGGACACAACGCACAGCTACAGGGGAGTAGCAAGTCGTGGCTGAGACTGGCATCGCTAACAAACTGATCAGCCGCTACCGGCCAGAGTTATGTCCTCTCCTCACTCTTGTGACGTAAAGGATGAAGTTGTACATCCAAAATGCCTATACAATTGAGTTTCAAGAGGAATCCACTCCTGTAGCTGCAATTATATACACACAATGGAGGGATAAACCAGCACCAGATCTTCCAGCGTTCTCCCGGAACTTGAGTGACATGGGATGATATATGTCATTAGGGGATTTAGTCAAGTAATTCTTGGCAGGGTGCCCGCTTAGCCGTGGGTACTTTTTAGTGTCGTTTAAGGATGGATGTACTTACTTGTGCGTATTGAAAGTAAACACTCATAAACCTCCATGTCAAACTGGGATGGAGAAGAGGATGATCACACTCACGTGATCCTATATTGCCCTGCTTCGACTGGAACACTTTTCATTGTTCTGGTGCAGAATCGAACCACCCCTCAGTTtacaatataattatataaactATTATGTTATATATAAGTATAAACATTTTAGTTTTTTAGCTTTGTTAACTTTGTAGTGTCTCATGTTAAGATCAAAAACATGTAGGACTAGCACTTTTCAGTAAAATAAAGAGGTTGGAGGTTCAGTTTTAATTTGTAGTGTCTCAAGGCTTTTGTTCTCCGATTTGTTCTAGTTGAAGCAGAGTGCAACCACGTGCAGCCCTATAAGTATGTAAAAGTACGTGACATTACATTAAAGCTTAGTCTAACTTGTGTCTAAGGTTATCAATTAACTTGTTTTCTAGCTTATCAACCAATGttttaagctctctctctcc
Coding sequences within:
- the LOC143275740 gene encoding uncharacterized protein LOC143275740, producing MTTPTTVAQLFPMGWYVAPTLPVFTGEPGKMSAEDFITEGRRVLAAYTMGDEMAAYFIYSHLQGTARRELMLRDLEETNTPEKVINILLGVFGDGRRVTTLLSTFFSRKQLPEESTLDYSHALCSMGRIIRTKRTGALTAEMLRDHFIDGLRNLLLKRELRRVVTREPHTTFIQARDEALRLQRELEEDQQQQQAREETAQLGDKLLLLEESLIRSLGCMGHVQVPWSQLRLTGLGNCQGQAVGLELGTGVVQAIWHWLELLLKPARGMLEMRKIGRWLYSSTAIAGKVPDYNENQRTAKKFRGRGTRLRKKPSQEQEMWDELAEEKGGGPRPPNQNQRQAILPRPYGLERGHPTAKETVEIREDCDNSRSNSQRQQWKISRVAPAFSHPFSPDTTHSYRGVASRG